A genomic stretch from Methylophilus medardicus includes:
- the ubiA gene encoding 4-hydroxybenzoate octaprenyltransferase, with the protein MPSLAKWHAYYRLTRLDKPVGIWLLLWPTLWGLLIAGKGFPQPWVVCVFVLGTILMRSAGCALNDIADRHWDGAVARTKLRPLATGEISVREAYGVALGLSVLAFVLVCTLGWQVVVWSFPALFLAVSYPYTKRFFAIPQAYLGIAFGFGIPMTFVALQGQVPALAWWLLAANVCWSVAYDTAYAMVDRADDLQIGIRSSAITFGRFDVFAIMLCFAAMMLILAGVAHALMLGWPFWLGWTLAVIQLCRQYALIRHRQPADCFKAFLENVWIGAAITIGIAVSYCLGRFA; encoded by the coding sequence ATGCCGTCACTCGCCAAATGGCATGCCTATTACCGGCTGACGCGACTCGATAAGCCAGTCGGTATTTGGCTATTGCTATGGCCAACCTTGTGGGGCTTGTTGATCGCTGGGAAAGGTTTTCCGCAGCCTTGGGTGGTTTGTGTATTTGTCCTGGGGACCATTTTAATGCGCTCGGCAGGCTGTGCACTCAATGATATTGCCGACCGCCATTGGGACGGCGCGGTGGCCAGAACAAAATTGCGCCCGTTGGCGACAGGGGAGATTTCGGTCCGCGAGGCTTATGGAGTGGCGCTAGGCTTGTCAGTATTAGCGTTTGTTTTAGTTTGCACGCTGGGCTGGCAGGTGGTCGTCTGGTCTTTCCCTGCGCTGTTTCTCGCCGTCAGTTACCCCTACACCAAACGGTTTTTTGCGATTCCACAAGCCTATTTAGGCATCGCTTTTGGTTTTGGTATTCCAATGACTTTTGTTGCTTTGCAAGGGCAAGTGCCTGCGTTGGCATGGTGGCTTTTGGCGGCCAATGTCTGTTGGTCCGTGGCCTACGATACTGCCTACGCTATGGTGGATCGTGCGGATGACCTTCAGATCGGTATTCGCTCATCTGCCATCACCTTCGGTCGGTTTGATGTGTTTGCGATCATGCTGTGTTTTGCGGCGATGATGTTGATTTTGGCGGGCGTGGCGCACGCGCTGATGCTAGGTTGGCCGTTTTGGCTAGGCTGGACGTTGGCGGTCATTCAGCTCTGTCGGCAATATGCGCTGATCCGTCACCGGCAGCCGGCTGACTGTTTTAAAGCGTTTCTCGAAAACGTTTGGATTGGCGCCGCAATCACCATCGGAATAGCGGTAAGTTATTGTTTAGGCAGATTTGCGTAA